In Sesamum indicum cultivar Zhongzhi No. 13 unplaced genomic scaffold, S_indicum_v1.0 scaffold00196, whole genome shotgun sequence, a single genomic region encodes these proteins:
- the LOC110011372 gene encoding uncharacterized protein LOC110011372, translating to MEERTSGEYNNMKNQGSDNFGIALISTPLNGSNYVSWARSIKISIGARQKLGYINGTCQKPTEDKEAVEQWRKNDYMVVSWILNSITKEITEDFLYADSARDLWVELEMRFGESNGPLLYQIQRDITSISQKNMNVAVYFTRLKRLWDEWGSLDPLSVCSCGASKKVSDKMTSYQLIQFLMDLSNTYDHVRNQILLMDPLPTATKA from the coding sequence ATGGAAGAAAGAACCTCTGGTGAATACAACAACATGAAAAACCAAGGGAGTGATAACTTTGGGATAGCTCTCATATCAACACCATTAAACGGGAGCAATTATGTTTCTTGGGCAAGATCAATCAAGATTTCCATTGGAGCAAGACAGAAGCTAGGCTACATTAATGGAACATGTCAAAAACCAACAGAAGATAAGGAAGCCGTAGAGCAGTGGAGGAAGAACGACTACATGGTCGTATCCTGGATTTTGAACTCcattacaaaagaaattacagAAGATTTTCTGTATGCAGATTCGGCTAGGGACTTGTGGGTAGAACTCGAAATGCGATTTGGCGAAAGTAATGGTCCTCTACTCTACCAGATACAGAGAGACATTACTTctatatcacaaaagaacaTGAATGTGGCAGTATATTTCACAAGACTTAAAAGGCTTTGGGATGAATGGGGATCACTTGACCCATTATCCGTGTGCTCTTGTGGAGCAAGCAAGAAAGTATCTGATAAAATGACCTCTTATCAATTAATCCAGTTTCTCATGGACCTTAGCAACACCTACGATCATGTGAGGAACCAGATTTTACTCATGGATCCCTTGCCCACTGCTACAAAGGCATAG